aattttaaatattaattttaatattaaataaagtttagtaatataataatattattgtttttttaaataattataaatatttttaaaataaataaatagataattaaatatttataattataatttatgtttattaaaattaatttaaatatatttgaaaatattacggTAATCATTAAACATAATAAATTagaatttgataaatatttattttcataagAGATAAGAGGATAAACATGTAATTTGTGTTATGTTGATAACTTATCCAACTTAATTTGTtagattaataataaaaaaaattaggtcTTAAACCGggttaaaatgattattaataTATCTTAAAATTTCAACCAGACAAAGTTTAGACAAAGTTTGTGATTATTCGTATATCTTTATTTAATCACATCAACCAAACACAACTTATGTGTATAGATTAATATTTCTCGTCAAACTTATTTGAACACATGCGGCATCATGTGACTTGACTGCGATCCAATTGTGCGCAACATTAAGTGACTTCTCTGCGATCTAAATGGTAAAAATCCCGCAACTTCAACTAGAAAAGTTGTTAGGCGCAGACTTGATTCCCTTTGGTGACTCATTTTAGAGATGTGGATCCAGTAATCTTGTGATGCTATCCATTCCAGATggagaatttatattataaaaataaagtagGTATCTCGTAAGACGGATCGATTCGATttatgaaaagtaatatttttgatataaaaaaatataatatttgatagaTCAGATAGAGTCGGAGATCTATTTTACCAAATTAACTCGTGAGACAGTCTTATAAAGCTACACCACTTTTTGTGTTAAGAATATGTATATAATTTGAAGAATGTTCGTTGGACTCGTTCTCACATTCCGAAGAATTTTGAAGTGTTGATCAACCGAAATCGGCATAATTTTTTTCAAGAACTAATAGACCACCTACTTGAATTTGGTTTGAAAATTAGAAATCAAGTTGAAAACTAAGAAATTATTGTGGGCAGGGATGCCAATTTCTTCCGAATTCGTTGAAGGATTCAATGCCTAACGCAAATGAAAGAATGTATGAAGTGATTTTTTTGGACCCAATTATAATCGAGTATGATGATTTTCGGGTTCAGGATGAAGTCGGATCTAGTAGCATCATATTCATACACATATCTGACTCAAATAccatattaaattataatatacatgtatatgcataattaattttttttatgtacaTATTGATTTATTAATTCTATGTTTGTCAACGATGGTAGttgaattaaataaagaaaattattgatataaagATTATACTATTTTTGTAAGATAAACATATTGAGATAGTTTGTTTTcctaatattttgttatttctttaatcTTATTCAGTTTGTTAATtttacaaaatttgaaaaaaatgcaATTATAGATGATAATAAGATATTTAGATAAAATATTGATACTCGATCCTCCAAATGTGTGAACGAGgatgaaaattaaattaatcaatatgaaTGATAATATATATGATAAATGAGAATGAAAATGAAAGATATATAACGTTACCTGAATCCTACTCATTATGACATCGTCCTATTTACCTGGTACCAAAATTATGGTTATTGTTTGGTACGTGGTGTAACGATAGAAAATTATCGATAACTACAATTTTGAATTTTCTCTTTTTTAAATCTGAAAATTTTATGTATTtaactttaaattttattaaatctatatattcttgaaataattaaaattatactaaaaactattttattttatggaaCATTGGTGAAAAATCCCCGATCAAAATATTTCATTGGATTCACTCTTTATCCACAAAATTGTGATACTATGTCATACacaatgtggtacacttcatgtggagaTGTGATACTAAAAAAAGTACTCagagactgaacacaaaaaaaatcgatGAATGGGGACCGAAGACCAATTTACTTATAAGAACTAATGCTTCGTTTCAACGATTTGACATCCTTTGCTGCCAAACCAAGTTCTCCCTTGATTCCACATCCACCAACCAACCCACGTCGAAAATCCCGGAAAAAAGTCGATTTTCTTTTGTTCGAAAGCATCGTTTCCCACGAGGATTCAAtttgacacacacacacacacacacacacacacacacacacacacactctctcTCTCTATCTATATATAAAACCCTGCGCATATGATTTCTGGGTACTTGCAAAGTCCTATGTAAACTTTTGTACTATTCCATAACTAATCGGTGACATTCTTTTCCAAAGCAAAAACAACTAGGCGGTTGTatgttttgtttgttttctgGGGTTTTAGGCGCTACCCAAGTTTCAAAAGTTCTTGAAGTTTTCGCCTTCTGTTCCATTCTACCTAAATATTAACGAAACGGGAGTGCAGTAAGTTTCTTTGAAATCATCGAGTTTTTCCCGGGTCAAACCTGCCGTGATTTTCGCCGGGAGTTTCATACATTGTTTTTGTGATATTCTTCTGCATATATCACTATGATCTCTTCTTTCAAGCAGCCAACTTTATCGATTCATGGGTTAAATTTGGTCCAACATAGGACAAAATTTCTCGCCCGAAGGTCGCCGGGTTTCGCTTCTCCGCTGACGGAAACTACTCGCCGGAGCTTAAATATTTCTCTTTCTAAGCCGCTATACGTCTCAGAGTTTGATTCATTTTCTGTTCGTGACAAGAAGGAGAGATCTCTCATCAGGTGCGAGGCATATGAAGCCGATCGGTCGGAGTCCATGAGCAAATCTCCGGCGGAGGCGGCTAAGAAAGTGAAGATCGGAGTGTACTTCGCGACGTGGTGGGGTTTGAATGTGAtcttcaatatatataacaagaaAGTGTTGAATGCGTATCCTTTTCCATGGTTAACTTCAACGCTGTCCTTGGCCGCTGGCTCACTCATCATGCTCATCACTTGGGCTCTGAGGATTGCTGAGGCCCCAAAGACAGATCTTGAGTTTTGGAAGACCCTTTTCCCCGTGAGAATTCTGAGAACTTTTGCTTTGTTTTTCTATTCGAGTGTATTCTTGGATTTGGTGGTTTTTTGTGATTTCTGTTTGATATTATGAGTGCTTTGATTTCTGGGATGTTCTTGTTTTTTTAGTATTGTTTTCATATTGGATTTTTGTGCTTAGGTTGCTCTTGCACATACAATTGGACATGTGGCTGCGACTGTAAGTATGTCAAAGGTTGCAGTTTCATTCACTCACATAATAAAGAGTGGTGAGCCTGCTTTCAGCGTTTTGGTCTCAAGGTTTCTCTTGGGAGAAACATTCCCACCAGCCGTTTATTTCTCCCTTCTTCCCATCATCGGCGGCTGCTGCCTCTCCGCCCTCACCGAGCTCAACTTCAACATGACTGGTAATTTCTACAACTTGAATGAGCCTAACAAATTGAGCTTTTTGCCCAATTAGTCCTGTAAAAATGTCAAAGGTGAAGGTAGGAGTGTGTCACTGTCATTTTAACAAATATCATCTAACTTTAAGCGGTTAATGACTATTTCTTCCCAGAATCACGTGATTATTGCCCAGGTAGGTGGCTACAGAGCGAACTTGGTTATTAGAGGCATGCATATTGACATATAGTAGGTATCAGGCCCAACGCTCAAAGTAAATCACGTGCTTTATGGAAGTGAAGGGGACTAAGGCATAATATTCAAGAATTTAGATACtccaaaaaaaaagaaaaaggaattCCCTAATCATCTTCTATGAATTTCACAAACTATTGACCAACAACAAATGAATATTAATTAGTTTATACACATAAATCAATAGCTATTTTTGTAGCGTTTCACTTTGGATTCGTTGTTCATATGTTTTAAGTGTGCTTCCTTTAAAGCACACCAATACGTGTTCTTCACAGCCAAATCAAGTGTTTTTATAACCTTTCAAAAACCATGGAACAAAAAGTCCTTGTATTTCAGAACTTTACGCTGAATCACGAGTTTCTTGGATGTGAATTGACAGTATTTGCTTGTTTGCTGTCAAAATCAGGTTTTATGGGTGCCATGATATCGAATTTGGCGTTTGTCTTCCGGAATATATTTTCCAAAAGAGGCATGAAGGGCAAGTCTGTAAGCGGGATGAACTATTACGCCTGCTTATCGATGATGTCACTCTTGATACTTACCCCGTTTGCAATTGCTGTTGAGGGACCACAGTTGTGGGCTGCTGGATTTAAAGAATCCATGTCTCAAATTGGACCACAGATCATATGGTAATCACTTGATCATTTCATTTGTTTTCTTGTACACTAGTTAGTGCAGGGTGATGACCGGTTTCTCCTATGTTTAGTTTCGTATTCTAGCTCATAACAGATTCTGATAAATGGTTAGTAACAACCAACAAGAACTAGATTACATATGGATTGATTGTGTCTCTGATCCAACCTTGTGGCGCATCAGTTTCTAAGCTTAGTCTTTACGAGTACTTCATTAATCATTTTTTGGTTGTACATATGTAGGTGGATGGCGGCTCAGAGCATATTCTACCACCTCTACAATCAAGTATCATACATGTCACTGGATGAGATATCTCCATTGACGTTTAGTGTCGGAAACACGATGAAACGTATTTCTGTCATTGTTTCCTCTATCATTATCTTCCAAACGCCTATACGACCAGTCAATGCTCTCGGAGCTGCAATTGCTATTCTTGGAACCTTTATATACTCACAGGTACGTAGTTTGCCTATTCTTTCCTCATATTACATTGTGCAACGTTTTAGGATTAAGTTCAGATTCTTGTGTTTGTTGGCTGTTCGTTTGCGTCTTTTTTTCTTTCTACTTCTTTCAGTTGCTTTGTAATTACTGGCTAAGAACTGAGCAAATTGTATTAAAGAAAAGATTATTTATGTTTCTGGTCTGTCTGTACGTAACACTGAATTCCACTTATTACACAGTTCATTTTCATTGCTTTGGGTCATTTTTTGGCTTTTCCTTTTTTCTGCAGGCTAAGCAATGAAGGCATTCAAATTGGGAATCCAGTAATATTAACCAAAAACCAGAGAAGAGGGAAGTTGGCACAATGATTTTTGAGAATAAATTACCCAATCAACGAAGGACTTGCTCAACTTTTTACAAGGAAATAAGATTTGATTATTATTACTTTTTCAAAATATATTGTTAGTTTTATACAAGTTCAAAATAGACATATTCTCTCGGTTTTGATTCGTGTTTTTGAGGTAGAGAACGATCGATGAACTTGGAATTTTGTAAGGATTGAGATTTAAAATCATAGATTTCCAAGTTATGATTTGAAGCTATTTTACTCGTCTGGATGATGATGAATTTCACTTCCTCCAATCTATAAGCTTTGTATTAGAATTACACCCAAAATCAGTGATATTTATAAAAGTCGGAAATTTTGTTTCTTCCAATCCTAGCTCAGCTGGTACCAACATTTAGGAATATAGGTACTTAAGCCTGGAGGTCCCGAGTTTAAGTGTTAGGGAAGGTGAAAGGAACTATTTCCAAGAGTGGGATATTCTATGAGTGACGGTGCAcccatgctggaccatcctaacgacccatgaccagtagtggtgcgtgggtatgggccgaggcctttgttGATTCAGCttaatggcccatgatcgttacaagTGCAACCTGAATTGTGTACATGATAATGAAGATATTCGACAAACAGCCAAATCTATTTTATTTGAAGTGCGCTGAATACCATATAAaggaaaatacaaaaaaaaagaaaagaaaagaaaaagaaaaatatcacACTGTAATCTAAAGGCCATTTACAATTTTACCGAGACCATCGGCTTATACCATATACCAGAGAACTTCCTCCTTATTATGCTTATGTATATCAATCTAATATATGATGAACCTCACTTCCAACACTGTGATACATTATGTTAACTTTCGAAGCGGCGTATCAGGAGCAAACTACCACGCCAAACACGACAAGAGGACCTTATCTATGTTGCGAGGCTGCTTTTGCATTTTATTTATCATATGTTTGTTTCATTTTGAGAAAGGTACCTTCAAATATCTAAATGTTTAATGGCTGTGTGAACGTCCTTGTCTCCTCTGCCACTGCAGTTGAGCACAACCTTAGTTCCGTCTGGAAGTTCTGGGCAAAGCTTCTCTAAATAAGCCAGTGCATGTGACGTCTCCAGTGCTGGGATAATGCCTTCTAGCTTAGATAGTCTCTTAAATGCTGCATATATGGCTGGAACAAGTAAGACATACCAGAAATTGAATGTACACAAGGCTACACAAGCACAGACGCAAAACACTACCTTAAACTACAGACCTAATAAATAAAAGCAGCAACATGATATATTACCTTCTAAAGCTTCCTCGTCAGTGATGCTATAGTACTCTGCCCGCCCAACATCTTTCAGAAAGCTGTGCTCTGGTCCAACTCCAGGGTAATCCAGGCTATAAAAGCCAATACAAGATATATCTCAGCCATGAAAGTAGTTTTAGCTAAGTTGCCATTAAAAACTATACATAGATATGCTTTTACCCAGCACTTATAGAATGTGGCTCTAGTATTTGCCCGTCATCATCCTGCAACAAGTAGCTCATAGCTCCATGTAGAACTCCAATGTCTCCCTTTGTCAAAGTTGCAGCATGCTTACCAGTATCTAAACCAAAACCGGCAGCCTCCACGCCGATCAACCTTACATCTTCATCATCGACAAATTCATGAAAAAGCCCAATAGCATTTGAACCTCCACCAACACATGCGACAAGAACATCAGGTTTGCCACCCCATTTTTCCATTGATTGTTTCCTTGTTTCTTTACCAATCACAGCATGAAATTCTCTAACCATCATAGGATATGGATGTGGCCCAGCAACGGATCCAAGTATGTAATGGGTCGATTCCACATTAGTCACCCAGTCTCGTATAGCTTCGGATGTAGCATCCTTCAGCGTTGCTGTCCCAGAATTAACTGCTCTAACCTACAGGTTAAGTAACTTTGAACTCGAATGTGGAAAATACAAGAACAACTTAATGAGACGGATTGCCCATAAGATTCATAGATAGCAACTGCTATGGAAATGAGAAAGTTTGAACCAAAACAATActatatttttttcattagcAAGTGTAAGTTAGTAAACAAACAGACCAACAGGGAAAACTTTTCATCCCGCTTGCAACTCTTGAGCTTACTCTATTACCGAGTCGTCAATTTGACCATTGATTTCACGTGATACAAGCATCAAAGCCAACACGGTAAACAATGTCCGAGGGGCTTATTGCCACACAGAAACAAATTGAGTTGCTGATGAAAAGATGCCAAACAACTTCAAGCCAGTCACTCGATTTGATTGAATCATAATAATAAACAAACTCAGGTTACTCCATAATTACACGAAGATACCTAAAAGTGATTAGTCAACAGAAGAACAACAGGTTGGACATTCTAACTAAGACAGGTTGAATATTCAAAAGAGCATGGAAAACAGACTAGACATACTGACCTCAGCACCTAGAAGCCTCATTCTGAAGACATTGAGCGCTTGTCTCTCCATATCCTGAGCGCCCATATAAATAATACACTGCAAACCGAACCTAGCACAAACAGTAGCTGTTGCAACACCGTGCTGGCCAGCTCCAGTTTCAGCAATAATGCGAGTCTTTCCTAGGCGCTTGGCAAGCAAAGCTTGTGCAACGGCATTGTTGATTTTGTGGGCGCCAGTGTGATTAAGGTCTTCCCTTTTGAGATATATATGAGGCCCTTTTCCATCAGCACGATTGTAATGCTCACTAAGTCGTTCTGCAAAGTATAGTGGGCTTTCTCGTCCAACATAGTCCCTCAATATCCCATTTAGCCCTTtctgaaaggaatccaaaagaCCAAAACATAATGAAAAATGTTAATATGGAATCAGAAGTAGAAATTTCATCAATACATAAAGTATATGCGGTGATGCTGGGAATGGCAGGAGGGACTACTTGCCATCGATATCCATCTCCAACCTACATCAACGATCCCTTGAATTTATACCACCACTACCCCACCCCCAAGATAGAAACGCACCAATCCGTTTTGACAAATGATTCTCCGAACATCAAACgtacaaaaaaattaaacaagattcaattattcctcGAAAGGATAAGTCATTTTGgcgaaaaaaaaatcagaaccTGAAAATCATCGTCGGTGGCTAGGGACTTGAATGCGGCCTCGAGCTCCGTGAGGGCGTGCATCAAAGTCTCCGGCACGTACTTCCCGCCAAATTTTCCAAACCGGCCGAAGGAGTCTGGTCGCTGCCAAACCACCGGATCGACGGTCACCGCCGCTGATTGGTCTTTGGTACAAGTAAACGCTATGGAACAGCGACGACGTGGGTAAGGAAGCGAAATTTCATTGAATTTGAGTGGCAAATACGAATGCGAACCAGCAGCAAGGCAAACTGTGGCGGtgaatgaagaagaagaagacaaGGCCATGTTTGGTCGTAAGGACTGAttctttgtttttatttatattagtatttaACTCGTGCATCATGACatgattaaaaattaattattataaaaaaatgaatataaatttaaattacaaaaaataatttatttatattatatttcatgGCCGATTTAGGACaatgaaatatgatttttaaaactgttaaaatataataaaaaaggACACATAATCAGTAATTTACACGTGTCTTTTTATCTACAATTTGAATATTGATACGATCTGAATATTGATTGATTCGATCGTcgaaaaataacaaaaagacaaaaaaaaaatatttgaaaactatatattttaattataattttatttttatttttattgttaatgaAATTTATAATCATTAACATGAAACACTGGTATAAACGTACAAAAAGTTAATTCTACCTTCATTGTTTTGCTTAATCAAGCTACAAAAAATACATTCGAAATTTACTTACGATTTCGGTTGAGAATAAATATAGCAAACAGAatatgtcaagttataataaatggATGATGAGTCTAAGTATTGATCTCACATAGActgatatttaattactaaattTTTTATCACTTAACTTAAActagacaaaataaataaaaagacgaTATGTGAATTATTGATCCAaactattaaataaaataattacaaCTAAAAACAACGAATTCAACTATCAATACGGgatttaaattcaaataaagagctAAGACACACGACGGTACCAAACTCTAATATGTTGACACGTATTgaaattcaattaattatttaatttttgaccATCACGGTGaaatctcaaaatttatttattaaacgattcTTTGAGTTAATAAacctatttaaatataacagtccaattatttttaattgaatttattTAGAGCTAAAACATTAAATCTTCGTGAAATTTAAGTTTTCACCTAACACCGCACATTGAAAGccaatactatttctagtcagtttaaccatgtgttgatgACGTCTTTGTTGCTATAATTAACCAATCATCTTTTGATTCGTGATTAATCAACAGACACGTAAATAGTTGATCAGCTATTAACAAGAAATATTAAACTACCATCAAtcgataattaaaataaagaaaaataatatattgaaaataaatcaaatatcaaacaaACTTTGGCCCTATCGTGGTCTTAGCTTAAAGaaatttatttcataaattcaaaacaaaagagaaaaatcatatttaatttcatagaagaaaacaaaataaagaaGGAATAAAAAGAATTCTCagtttttttttgtgtgtgttgaGAAATTATTCATGCTTCTGCCTTCTGTCTTCCTCCCTTCAATTCTGCACTCCGGTCTTCTCTTCCTTCCTCTGCTTTCGCTTATGATACCCTCATTTCTTTACGTGACTATCTTCTGCATCATCTCTTCCTTTCTCTCATGTCTCTTCTGCCCTTCTCCTTACGTCTCTGTCTTCTTCTCTCTATGTTCTTCTCTCCTCCTTCCCCCTTCTGTGCTggttttttctcttttttgcaCCACTTTTTGTAAGTTTCTTTCACGTCTCTTTTTATCTCTACTTCATTGACCTAATCCTCCAACTCCTTGAAGCCAATgtcaatctatatatatatatatatatataaatatacagat
This Primulina eburnea isolate SZY01 chromosome 2, ASM2296580v1, whole genome shotgun sequence DNA region includes the following protein-coding sequences:
- the LOC140822682 gene encoding glucose-6-phosphate/phosphate translocator 1, chloroplastic — encoded protein: MISSFKQPTLSIHGLNLVQHRTKFLARRSPGFASPLTETTRRSLNISLSKPLYVSEFDSFSVRDKKERSLIRCEAYEADRSESMSKSPAEAAKKVKIGVYFATWWGLNVIFNIYNKKVLNAYPFPWLTSTLSLAAGSLIMLITWALRIAEAPKTDLEFWKTLFPVALAHTIGHVAATVSMSKVAVSFTHIIKSGEPAFSVLVSRFLLGETFPPAVYFSLLPIIGGCCLSALTELNFNMTGFMGAMISNLAFVFRNIFSKRGMKGKSVSGMNYYACLSMMSLLILTPFAIAVEGPQLWAAGFKESMSQIGPQIIWWMAAQSIFYHLYNQVSYMSLDEISPLTFSVGNTMKRISVIVSSIIIFQTPIRPVNALGAAIAILGTFIYSQAKQ
- the LOC140822695 gene encoding tryptophan synthase beta chain 1-like, whose product is MALSSSSSFTATVCLAAGSHSYLPLKFNEISLPYPRRRCSIAFTCTKDQSAAVTVDPVVWQRPDSFGRFGKFGGKYVPETLMHALTELEAAFKSLATDDDFQKGLNGILRDYVGRESPLYFAERLSEHYNRADGKGPHIYLKREDLNHTGAHKINNAVAQALLAKRLGKTRIIAETGAGQHGVATATVCARFGLQCIIYMGAQDMERQALNVFRMRLLGAEVRAVNSGTATLKDATSEAIRDWVTNVESTHYILGSVAGPHPYPMMVREFHAVIGKETRKQSMEKWGGKPDVLVACVGGGSNAIGLFHEFVDDEDVRLIGVEAAGFGLDTGKHAATLTKGDIGVLHGAMSYLLQDDDGQILEPHSISAGLDYPGVGPEHSFLKDVGRAEYYSITDEEALEAFKRLSKLEGIIPALETSHALAYLEKLCPELPDGTKVVLNCSGRGDKDVHTAIKHLDI